Proteins encoded within one genomic window of Helicobacter sp. 'house sparrow 1':
- the glmU gene encoding bifunctional UDP-N-acetylglucosamine diphosphorylase/glucosamine-1-phosphate N-acetyltransferase GlmU, whose amino-acid sequence MKSSIVIMAAGKGTRMCSQTPKFLHKICGKPLGFYVIAEALKVSDDIHIVLAHQADLIKQQILENFNSSSIHFHFQDLENFPGTGGALMDRGSQRFFEVKYERVLILNGDMPLVTEIQMRDLLQVDSEIVLSVIKLEDPSGYGRVLIKDNHVLGIVEEKDCNDIQKKINTVNAGVYVVKKQILGEFLPSLKNFNAQKEYYLTDLVSFGVTKGLKITPVFSRSDAFFGVNSRVDLAIAQDKMLDRIRKNAMLKGVTMHLPHTIYIESDVEFEGECELQEGVRITGKSRIVQSLIKSHSVIESSEVISSDIGPLAHIRPNSFMKDTHIGNFVEVKSSTLNGVKAGHLSYLGDCEIQQGSNIGAGVITCNYDGVRKHQTFIGENVFVGSDTQLVAPLRIESNVLIGAGSTVTKDCKEGDLVLSRTSQRNVPRGFFKFFNKV is encoded by the coding sequence ATGAAAAGCTCTATTGTTATTATGGCTGCTGGTAAGGGGACAAGAATGTGTTCCCAGACGCCAAAATTTCTTCATAAAATTTGTGGAAAACCATTAGGTTTTTATGTGATTGCAGAAGCTTTGAAAGTTAGTGATGACATTCATATTGTATTAGCACATCAAGCAGATTTAATCAAGCAACAGATTTTAGAAAATTTCAATTCTAGTTCTATCCATTTCCATTTTCAAGATTTAGAAAATTTTCCTGGAACTGGTGGGGCTTTGATGGATAGGGGTTCTCAGAGATTTTTTGAAGTAAAATATGAGAGAGTTTTAATTTTAAATGGAGATATGCCTTTAGTTACAGAAATACAGATGCGGGATTTACTTCAAGTTGATTCAGAGATTGTTCTTAGCGTAATAAAACTAGAAGACCCAAGTGGCTATGGACGTGTTCTCATTAAAGATAATCATGTACTAGGTATTGTAGAAGAAAAAGACTGTAATGATATACAAAAAAAGATTAATACGGTCAATGCTGGAGTTTATGTAGTAAAAAAACAGATATTAGGAGAATTTTTGCCTAGTCTAAAAAACTTTAATGCGCAAAAGGAGTATTATCTTACAGATCTTGTATCTTTTGGTGTTACAAAAGGATTAAAAATTACTCCTGTATTTAGCAGGAGCGATGCTTTTTTTGGTGTGAATTCAAGAGTGGATTTAGCAATTGCACAAGATAAAATGTTAGATAGGATAAGAAAAAATGCAATGTTAAAGGGGGTAACTATGCATTTGCCTCATACAATCTATATTGAAAGTGATGTGGAATTTGAGGGTGAGTGTGAGTTGCAAGAGGGGGTGAGAATCACAGGAAAGAGTAGAATTGTTCAAAGTCTTATTAAGTCTCATAGTGTTATAGAATCTAGCGAGGTTATTTCAAGTGATATAGGACCTTTAGCCCATATAAGACCAAATAGTTTTATGAAAGATACTCATATTGGAAATTTTGTAGAGGTTAAATCCAGCACTCTTAATGGGGTCAAGGCAGGACATTTGAGTTATTTAGGTGATTGTGAAATACAGCAAGGAAGTAATATAGGGGCGGGTGTAATCACTTGTAATTATGATGGAGTAAGAAAGCATCAAACCTTTATTGGGGAAAATGTTTTTGTTGGAAGCGATACGCAACTTGTCGCACCTCTTAGGATTGAATCTAATGTTTTAATAGGAGCTGGAAGCACAGTTACAAAAGATTGCAAAGAGGGGGATTTAGTTTTATCAAGGACCTCTCAAAGAAATGTTCCGAGAGGATTTTTCAAATTTTTTAACAAGGTGTAA